The following are encoded in a window of Sphaerisporangium siamense genomic DNA:
- a CDS encoding heavy-metal-associated domain-containing protein: MNTATYTVEGMTCGHCVSSVKEEVGEVEGVGAVDVDLATGLLTVSGDGPLDSEKIVAAVEAAGYHVAARP; encoded by the coding sequence ATGAACACCGCCACCTACACCGTCGAGGGCATGACCTGCGGACACTGCGTCAGCTCGGTGAAGGAGGAGGTCGGCGAGGTCGAGGGCGTCGGCGCCGTCGACGTCGACCTGGCCACCGGGCTGCTCACCGTGTCCGGCGACGGCCCGCTGGACTCCGAGAAGATCGTCGCCGCGGTCGAGGCCGCGGGCTATCACGTGGCGGCCAGGCCATGA
- a CDS encoding acetyl-CoA C-acyltransferase has translation MPDAYVLDYVRTPRAKGSPRGSLHHMSPVDLVVLLQRALVERTGLDPAAVEDVVVGSASQVDEQGANLARTATLLAGWGEGVPGGTLNRFCASGADAVAQTAARIRAGDLDLGVAGGVESVSRVPMFSDRGPLWTDAETVRRTGAIHMGVAADLNATLDGWTREELDAYGLETQRKAAAAWDRGDHAGSVIPVPRADGTAFARDELIRADTTAGTLAALPPAFEEAGTAGQDEVALAAYPEAGKISHLHTVGTSPALADGAALLLLGTAERAARLGLRPRARVVATATAAVDPVLMLTAGQEAVERVVAKAGLRPSDVDVFEFAESFAALCLRLRRDLSAGPDRLNPGGGTIAMGHAFGATGAIMVGGCAEELDRRGGRYGVAAVSGAAGLGVAVLIERVAL, from the coding sequence GTGCCCGACGCCTACGTGCTCGACTACGTCAGAACCCCGCGTGCCAAGGGCTCGCCCCGGGGGTCCCTGCACCACATGAGCCCGGTCGATCTGGTCGTCCTGCTTCAGCGGGCGCTGGTCGAGCGCACCGGCCTGGATCCCGCCGCCGTCGAGGACGTCGTCGTGGGCTCGGCGTCCCAGGTGGACGAGCAGGGCGCCAACCTGGCCCGCACCGCCACCCTGCTCGCCGGCTGGGGCGAGGGCGTCCCGGGCGGCACGCTGAACCGCTTCTGCGCCTCGGGCGCCGACGCCGTGGCCCAGACCGCGGCGCGGATCCGCGCGGGTGACCTGGACCTCGGGGTGGCGGGCGGCGTGGAGAGCGTCTCGCGGGTGCCGATGTTCAGCGACCGCGGCCCGCTGTGGACGGACGCGGAGACGGTCCGGCGGACCGGGGCCATCCACATGGGCGTCGCGGCCGACCTCAACGCCACCCTCGACGGCTGGACCCGTGAGGAGCTCGACGCCTACGGCCTGGAGACCCAGCGCAAGGCCGCCGCCGCGTGGGACCGCGGCGACCACGCCGGCTCGGTGATCCCGGTGCCCCGCGCCGACGGCACGGCGTTCGCCCGCGACGAGCTGATCCGCGCGGACACCACGGCGGGGACGCTGGCCGCCCTGCCGCCCGCGTTCGAGGAGGCCGGCACGGCCGGGCAGGACGAGGTGGCGCTGGCCGCCTACCCGGAGGCCGGGAAGATCTCCCACCTGCACACCGTGGGCACCTCCCCCGCGCTCGCCGACGGCGCGGCGCTGCTGCTGCTCGGCACCGCGGAGCGCGCCGCGCGTCTCGGGCTGCGGCCGCGGGCGCGCGTGGTCGCCACGGCCACGGCCGCCGTCGACCCGGTGCTCATGCTCACCGCCGGGCAGGAGGCCGTCGAGCGGGTCGTCGCCAAGGCGGGACTGCGGCCCTCCGACGTCGACGTGTTCGAGTTCGCCGAGTCGTTCGCCGCGCTGTGCCTGCGCCTGCGGCGCGACCTGTCCGCGGGCCCCGACCGGCTCAACCCGGGCGGCGGCACGATCGCGATGGGCCACGCGTTCGGCGCGACCGGCGCGATCATGGTGGGCGGCTGCGCCGAGGAGCTGGACCGGCGCGGCGGACGCTACGGCGTGGCGGCCGTCAGCGGCGCGGCCGGGCTGGGCGTGGCCGTCCTGATCGAACGGGTCGCCCTGTGA
- a CDS encoding polysaccharide deacetylase family protein has translation MRRLGILGTAGVLSLSALALTGCADEQPSKVVAQPAKGGKQSAQEARKAAAATAAKAKANELGQIPVLMYHRIVPKPAGTDDRTPEQFRTELERLAREGYVPITAREYTTGKIAIPAGRHPVVLTFDDSSPSQLTLDGSGKPKPDTAVGILMDVARKHPGFRPVGTFYVIKDMFGTFGAEAQAQTLGWLRDNGFDVGNHTRDHLNLRGRSQDQVMGQIAAGHKLITDLIRTAPATLALPYGNQPSTKNWAMRGDAGNVHYTYTGVFLAGYTPAASPFSKDFDPLGIPRIRAMDKVGDCARFCSTAWLDWLNAHPEDRYTSDGDVRTVAYPKFKGPYVAPRFTSYTLPY, from the coding sequence ATGCGGCGTCTCGGGATACTCGGAACGGCCGGAGTGCTGTCGCTGAGCGCGCTCGCGCTCACCGGATGCGCGGACGAACAGCCGTCCAAGGTGGTGGCGCAGCCCGCCAAGGGGGGCAAACAGTCCGCGCAGGAGGCGCGCAAGGCGGCCGCCGCCACCGCGGCCAAGGCCAAGGCCAACGAGCTCGGCCAGATCCCGGTGCTGATGTACCACCGCATCGTGCCCAAGCCCGCTGGGACCGACGACCGGACCCCCGAGCAGTTCCGCACCGAGCTGGAACGCCTGGCGAGGGAGGGCTACGTCCCCATCACCGCCCGCGAGTACACCACCGGCAAGATCGCCATCCCGGCGGGGCGCCACCCCGTCGTGCTGACGTTCGACGACTCCTCGCCCTCCCAGCTCACCCTGGACGGCTCCGGAAAGCCCAAGCCCGACACCGCCGTCGGCATCCTCATGGACGTCGCCCGCAAACACCCGGGCTTCCGGCCGGTCGGCACCTTCTACGTCATCAAGGACATGTTCGGCACCTTCGGGGCCGAGGCGCAGGCGCAGACGCTCGGCTGGCTGCGCGACAACGGCTTCGACGTCGGCAACCACACGCGTGACCACCTCAACCTGCGCGGGCGCTCCCAGGACCAGGTGATGGGCCAGATCGCCGCCGGCCACAAGCTGATCACCGACCTGATCAGGACCGCGCCCGCGACGCTGGCGCTGCCCTACGGCAACCAGCCGAGCACCAAGAACTGGGCGATGCGCGGCGACGCCGGCAACGTCCACTACACGTACACCGGCGTCTTCCTCGCCGGGTACACCCCGGCGGCCTCGCCGTTCAGCAAGGACTTCGACCCGCTCGGCATCCCCCGCATCCGCGCCATGGACAAGGTCGGCGACTGCGCCCGCTTCTGCTCGACGGCCTGGCTGGACTGGCTGAACGCCCACCCGGAGGACCGCTACACCTCCGACGGCGACGTCAGGACCGTCGCGTATCCGAAGTTCAAGGGCCCCTACGTCGCCCCGCGCTTCACGAGCTACACGCTGCCGTACTGA